One Scomber scombrus chromosome 23, fScoSco1.1, whole genome shotgun sequence genomic window, ATCTCTGAACACAAAAGAGAGTCAGGCAAACGGTGAAAGATTATTCACCTGCTCCACAGCTTTGCAGGCAATATCCTCTAGTTTGAGAGCGTTGATTCCCTCCTGCTCGGCCAGCGGTGCCACCATCTGAGATCCAGCTGCAGCCACCTCCTGAAGCACTGCCACCACGCGGGTCAGCTGCCGTCTGCACTCCGTTAGCGTCTCGGACACCTGCCAGACGAGACATAACACGTCAGGAAAACATATACTGCAGCTCAATCATGTCTGTTATTAAACCCATTGTTTTGCGTGTCATTTATGTGTTAGTTCGTACCTGTGGCACAAAATTGAGAGCCGCTGGCACCCCGACTACGTCTGTTCCAGGCATGCGACGGCGGATCTTCTTACAGAACTGCCTGATGTCAGAGCAGGAAGTGTCCAGATCCTTCAGAAGCACAGAGAGGCCAGAGCTCTCCTGACCTGCCGTCAGGAACGCCCGCAGACGAGCGACCTCCACTCCCATGCAGTCCAGGGCACTCTGGGTAAACTggaggtgagaaaaaaaaaaaagtttaataaaaatgatctaTTAGCTACATACTTGGATACTACTAAAATCTTTAAATCTACAGGAAATGACACCACTGAAGAAGCCTCAAGTACCTTGATGTGGTCACCCAGCTGCACCGTGCAGTCCTCAATGTGATCTGCCAGATGGACGCTGTACAGTTGCTAGAATTAGGAACAACAGTGAGTTACTTCTCTACATAAAATAcactatttttatttgttgtaactAGTATTTACACTGACTTGGACAATTTCATGTCCTTGTACAAAGATTATGGTATTAACATTCAGGATTTCACTCTTTTATGACTCTGGTAATTTCTTCAGTGTACCTGGTAGTACTTGATGGCCTTAGTCAGAGGTTCCACCTGAACGGTCTCATCCAGCTGGTCTTTATGCAGCAGGTCGATGAAATAATCCAGAGAGCGCTCATGGAAGCTCATTTCAGAGCAGAGGGTGCCCATGCGCTTAAACACCTCTACGCTGCAGCCATTCAGAGCCCTAGAACCAGAACAGATGGATCCATTTAGTTACAACAGCACAGCAAAAGATCATAATTACTCTGAAGACTCTGAAGTGAaattttcatttgtaaaaaaaaacaacaacaaaaacagaagcCTTGACACAattcttttattattagtgttgaAGTCGCAGTtcttactgttcatatttgtgCAGGGTGGCCTGCAGCAGATTGAGGGAGTACACCAGCCCTGAGGCAAAGCTGCGCTGTTCTCCTGGAGGCCCCCTGAGCCCTGTGCCCGGGGCCGGGTTCCCATTCAAGTTAAACTTCTCCTGGGCCTGTTTACTGATCAGCTCAGCCTTCAGgtgcaaagacacaaacacaggttaCAGAAACAGACGAAGCACAACAACAGGAGCTTAGATCAAGATTTGACAAAGgatttcaatgttttttacaAATGCAgctacaaacacagacataaacacaacCTCATACCTTGCAAATGAGCCTGGGAACGAGCAGGAGCACCAGTATGCAGTCATGGTCTCCACCGTGACGGAGGAAGGAGTCTGGCATGAAAGAGGTGAGGAGGGATACCTGTCGGTTCGACTGAGCCACTTCCATTTTCCTCAGCTCCATCTCGATGGCCTGGAGTTTTAAATGAGAGAGTGGAGGACAACAAGAGCATTGGTCTCAAGGGTGTAAAATTCCCATGAATCACTAAAGCAGGGTAAAATACGCAGGTCACCTACCTTGGCATAAGCCTTGGTCTCTGCAAACTTGATCTTGAAGTCAAACAGCTCTGCAGGAGGTTGCTGAACTTGTTCAGCGTTGGCattctgcagctgctgcagctctctgtTGGTCTCCTGATacacacaacaaaagaaaaacataacatCAAGGCATCCACCTACACAAAATGTAGGTTTAATGTTTCCACATTCATCTGCTCTCTCCCTCTACCTGTAGGCTGGTGGTGAGCTCTCTGTATTTGCCGATGGTCTGCTGGTAATCAGCTACGGTCTCCTGTGCAGCCTCCacctttttttctgcctctctgacCTTCGCTCCACTCAAGTCCAACTGCTCCCTCAGCTCCATTTCCGTCTCCCTGCAGTTCTCTTGGAGCTCATCATTCATCTCGTTGATCGCCTCCTATTgaggcagaaaaaaagcaggaatATTGTTGAGGTTCAACGCGTGTGACTACTCATTTTTCCAGGAATTCACATGAAAATGGGAATCTACTAGTGAATACTGGGGGGTGGGTTTAGCTTGTGTTGGTTAGAAAATAGACATTTCACTGCAATTATTACTGAAGACTGGAATCAGAAATGCAGCTTCACTGACCAAATCGGTCACGGTTTCTCTCAGCTCTCGGACTTTCTCCTCCAGGTCGAGGTTCCTCTCCGTCAGGGTCTCCACCATCTCTTCTGACCCCAGAGCTGCATCCACCTGGAatgtgcacacagacagacacatatacATCCAGTTAAATTTtgagatgagaaaaaaatcttttaaatgatCAGAACTTCTAAAACTTTTCTGTTactattatttgtttttcaagAGTCAGTCACTATAGTGTAATCTCATGAAAGCCCATTCTGTAATCACATCTCTTCTTGTGTGCCCCTGACTTTACCTGCTCTTTCAATTCATCAATCGTGGCCTCCCCATGCTTAacctcctcctgcagtttttcCTTCTGAGTCCTCAGAGTCTCCAGCTCAGTGTTCTTCTTCTCCATCTGCTTCTGCAGCTTCACATGCTCCTGTTTCTCCGATGCAGACAAGTCACGCATCCTGAGGAGGAACAGGGGAAAGTTAagacaagattttttttaacttatttgcagcttatgttttatttatatttgtgatGTGCTGGGATTTCTCCAGTCACAGGTTTCACTGGTTCCATTTTGCACTGGCAGCTAAACTGAAAGCTTTTGGAAGCTACTGAAAAATGAACAGCTGAAAACAGGTTGCTTTATCCACTTGTGCCTTCTCTCATCACTTGTTTCTAAGTTGTAAAGTTCCTATATTTGTCCCTGAAATACTAATGATTTGAAACCAAGTTTTCAGGACCTTTAAGATGAACACACTATttgttaaaaatattattatgacTGTAATAAGTGAgtacttgtttttattcttaactTTTTTACAGGTAAATTAAATGGATACTTTTTACTGACCTGACCAGAGCCTCCTTGAGTCTGCTGTTctgctcctccagctgtttGACATGGTAACTTGAAGCAGCTCCGTCTGATCCTGCAGGGGAAACAGAGTGAATTAATGAAGGAGAGATAAGaccagaaggagagagagaggccccTGGATTTGTGAGTAGAGTACAAACCTTTCTCTGAAATCTCATGTCTAAGGATCTCCAGGTCCATGGAGAGCTCCTCCACTTTCTCCTTCAGTGTGTCCACCTCCACTTGCAGAGACTCGGCCCGTTCTTCAGCCATCTCTTTGTCCAGTGTGGCCATCTCGATGGCGTCTGCCGTGTCTGACATCTCCTCCATGTAGCGGTCCTTGGCCTCCTGAGCCTCACGAGCATCCTGGAAGGAAAAAGTCATGTATGGTAACAGTGGagctgtttctttcatttttaaggTTAATGTTACTGTCATTTTATCTCCACACAAACTGATGGAACTAAAGATGTCTTGTGCCTCCTTTGCTTTTCAGTCAGTTCTTCACATTTCTatagtttttcattttctgtgtatttttttatgtagaGAATCTTGTTTCCTCAGTTTATTTGTTCAGATTACAGTAACATTTTTTACCTacaaatgtgtatgtatttgtcaCATTATAGACTTTTTTTATGCACCTTCTTGGCCTCTTTAAGTTGTTTCTGCAGGTCGGCCTGCTGCTCCTGCATTTTGTTCTTCCACTCCTGAAGTTGCTCTAGCTGGATCTTGTGTTTCTCGAGCTCCTTCAGCTTGGCTTTGTCCTCCGTTCGCTTCATCTTCAGCGTCTCCAGCTTCTCCTCCAGGTCCTTGACTTGTGCTCGCAGTGACTCCTCCTCCTGAAAAGGTGGAGAAAGAGGTGAGAAAATGGGAGAGCAACAGTGCAAAACAGCTCAGTAAGAGCCAAAGAACCAAAGATTTGATTTTCCAAGCAGTGAGGAAACTTGCAAAATTGCTCAAGTCCCACCACCTAAACCCAGACCAGGATGAGAAATGTTTCACTGCCCCAAATTCATTTGCAAATAATTCCCTAAATGAAGTTGCTTAAACGGCAATGGCAATGTCGAAAGATTAATCCATTAATCTCCAACCACAATGGTGGAATTCTGTTGTGCATTCAGTGACTCCGAAAGATAAACCATGCCATAAAATCCAGTGTGAGGATGTAACAAAACCATGTTTAAGTATTGAGAAGGTGTGCAAAGGGAGGCTTTGCTCTCAGATGTTCTGAATTTGTTAGTGAACTCATGCCAGGTATCACCAGCATGCATGAAGCCATTAGAAAACTCTACCTGCTTGGATATGGCAGGAACCACCTGGTTAAACAGTGACAACATGGATTAAATGGAAcaagctctttaaaaaaatgaatatgacagaaataaaaacaaaatgatggaGATGAAACGTGAGACTAAACACCTTCTGATTACAGGTTTTTGTgggtagatttttttttttgttctgctaACACTAAAACTGGTTGTTGTTGTAATTTCCAGTGACCCACCTTGCTTGTAGTGGGGGCTggagttgctgctgctgctgctgctggcgaCCCGCTGGGCTGAGGCATGACCGGGGCCCCCAGTGCACCCTGGTGGGGGGACAGGCCCACCTCACTGACATCAGTGAGGCTCTCACGAGACATCTGGCAAGACAAGGTGTGTGGAAACGTGgcgagagggagaagagaggaagaagtttTGGGGAGATGATAGGGGAGAAAAAtgatgagtgagtgagtaatcATACAGACTAGAAGACATTTCCAGAGGATTCATTTCTATGGTGCAAAGTATATAAACTTCAATATAAAtccaaatgtcaaaacaagTTAGTCTCAACTCTGATAAACCCTGTAAAGGGCAGTAGGGGAGGTTTGGGGCAAttctaacattttatacattttaactcTTAACTCACAGACTACTTGAAATACACTAGTCATCTTTTGATATAATAGACATACATtgacatacatatatatatatatatatatatatatatatatatatatatgcactaATTAATGATACAATTAAGTGATCTTGCTCCTTTTCCAAGCGAAAAGGAGCAAGATCACTCTCGCTTGTTTCTGGTTGGAGGAATTGAGTGTGTTACAATTGCCTCTGTACTCCCCTACTTCATGTGTCTTCCTGAATCAAATATTTCACCTCACCAGTGATTTTGTTCCCCCTACAAGACACCACTTTGATGTAGTTTAACTCGTAGAGCTCTGTGTCTCATCTGAGCCGCAGAGGACAAATTCACCCTTTTTCACCCATTTCACCACCACTCCCTGTGAGATTCCTGCATGTAACGGAGCGTACCCTTAGCGACAGGCTGGAGCGGCCGGTGGAACGTACcaagagggaggggagggaggtaGCGGGTGTGAGGCGACTTGGCGTGCTCCACTGCCACAATGTGATCATAGAGACTGTGTTAGGACTCATATGGGTTATATGTGAAACTCAACTGCAAAGTCAGCCTCAATGAAAACTTTGTAgcactgtttaaaatgtgattataacTTTAGGGCGAGTTTCCAACTAATTGGAAATAACTCGCAATATTTGACTAACATTTTTGTCTGTAGTCTTATGAACTTGAAATATTCACAGCGTCATTAATGTGTCTTTAATAGCAGTTAACTGACATGCACCTCCACCGAGTCACCACCACATCACAATCCTATTCATTCTATTTTAAGAACAGTTAAAACTGCCAGGCTTCAGCCCAATGCTTTATCCATTTCTAACATCTCTCTCCTCTACCGGAGATTGAGAACAAGTGTGTGCTTCTTATGATTCTACACAAAAAATGCATAGCCCTCCAATATCTTGCAAACATCTGAGGAATGAACTGCTGTTTCAAATGAGTGCCCTTAGACCTCCCCAGTCTGCTGTACATGAGCTCACCTTGGCAGAGTGGCGGGTAGAGGactggaggagaggagcagttgCAGGGAAAAGaatacacacgcgcacacacacacacacaaacacacacacacagagatgcgCGCCCACACATGTCCAGTGGTGCAGCAAGATAAGAAATTAGCAGCACATGAGAAATACACCTTGTTGTTAGTTTATATTCACTGaacacagcttttaaaaaggctGCATGCACCATTTACCATCAGTCTTAAAGAATAATCTTGATGACTTCAGCCATAgctccaaaaaaaaatgtgaactcaTGCAAAAATGTTAAGTCATGAGGACAAGAGTCCACGAGGAATGACAAAGACATCATCACGACTCCTTGAAAGTGTCAGAATTGTGACACTCACAAAATGTGTGAGCATGCCAGATGCCTTCatgagtataaataaataacttaaataaaataaagtaagcAAGCAAACAACAATCCATCTGCATTACAAAAATGGAGTGTAGTaaagaaaacaagaggaaaagatTACATCTATTGATGTAATACAAGCGATGTCCATATGTCCTGTGCAAAAGTGACAACGTGACATACAAAAGATGAGTTGCTCAAGCGTGATTAATCAAGACGAGAAGGCAAATGGatggatttaaatatttctaCCTTTTTAATGCTCAGTGGTGTCTGCCAAAAGgattcagaaaaacaaaaatgagaatTCGACCCAAAAGCCAAGAGGCTTAAAAAACACTCATTACCCATTGTGCTCTCTCCATGTTGATTACCTACCTGTTTGGTTGTTTTGGGAGTCTCAGGAATGTctggtggggggaaaaaaataatgattattatttattgatattaatATCTACATTTAGGTATTGAATTTCAGACATAGCTGTGGTCCCTGCTCACCTCTTTGTTTGGGTATCTTGGTAGCACCAGACTCAGGAGCATCTGGAGAGGTGGCATCTTCCACCACCTGGATCTgcagagagagtgacagaaagaCATAAACCATGGAGGTGTGATCATATGAACATATTTATTAGAAGTAAATGCTGAAAAAAGGCATTCTCAGACACATAAGACTGCTCCTTTCTGctacttaaattgactaaactGTCCCACCTTGATCTTTTTCACTAACCTGGGACTGTCTGACAAATATCCCATGGTTATCCTCGCAGGTGAAGTAGCGTTTCCCCTGCACGGTGCCATCGTTCTTGCCTTTGGCCTCATCCAGTATGACACCCACCCATTTCCCGGAGGCAAAGAGGGTGGCGCCGATGTAGGCAACAGTACCACGCTGACCCTTCCCTGTCACCTCCACCACAGAGCCAATCtaggagaggaggagtagagagaAGAGGATAAGACTCTGGAACTCATTAAACACAAGGTTATAGTagttcatttatgtttattcttttcttttttctacttCGTTTCTCATGTCTTGATTGAGAATGGACCTACCTTTGGAGGTTTACCACTCTCTATGGTTCCTCCGCTGCTCATTTTGCTGATCAATTGGCTGGTCAGCTGGAGGATTGTGGGAATACAGATGGGGTGGAGGATAAGTGAAGAAAGATGATTAGGTCATTTCATATTCGAATATCTGTTGTTTAAATTTAATAATACCACAGTATCTAATATTTAAAATCTAAGTCTTGGTCTTGTAAACATGATTCAGTAGGATTGCAGGGGCAAATCATTTTTCATACAGTCCATTCGGCCAACaaaagttgtgtgtttgtgtcatcagctgatttctTCACTGGACAAAGTGGCATCACGATGACCTATCATTCCTCCTTCTCAAGCAATTACCAAGAGAAGTTTTAGGAATCGATCTTAAGGCCGCagagcacagaaacacactcacGCAACCAGTCATATGTCCCCGACCACAATGGGCTTCCTAATAAACAAGCTACGTCTCTGCCCCTTTTCACACAAAGACGTTCATTCAGGACAAAGTAGGACTGCGGTAGGGTGTAATCCTTTTATGGCACTGCGAGGACATGTGAATTCACACGGCCTAACAGTTTTAAAACCACAGGGCAGAAAAATGAATAGAGAAGGTTTATCACAGTCTTATTTTTCAGAGACGCTGAGATACAGTTTTGCAGATTCCACTCTCTGGAATAAATACTACCTTAAATTAATGGGAGCAACAGCTTGATTATGGGTTAGATATACAGACGGTAACTTCATCTTCTCTACAGATTAACCGAGAGTTCCCTCATACACATTTCTTCTGATGAAGACAGAATATGCAGCGAGGTGAATCGAGCATCCACTGTATGGTAAGTGCcacaaaccttttcttttttaaatcatttttgctAGAGGAATTATATAACAATAACTTCTTCTGATGAAGTGCACTGAAGTTAGTATTAATACAAGATATTGTACcatatttaattttcatgttACTCACCCGGGGGGTATAAGAATGTCGCCTGTTCATAGCCATAATAATAAGTTAAGATGTTTACACCTCCAGTACAATAATACAACTTCAGAGCTGATTTTTCTCCACACTCacatcccttcctctttccccaGTTGGAGAAGAGGATAATACACGAATGTAATTTTAGGGAGGGATCACAGTAATACATCACAAAACGTCACCACACCGCCGATTTGAATGGAGAAAATGAGGGAGGGCAATATCTAAGCTGTTGTGTCTCCCACAGGAACTACAAACGGCATGCTGGATACTTGACGTAACGCTGCAGTAATAGTGATGAGATAATCAATTCACCGTCATACATAGCTCGCTATATTTATATGAGACTCGCAGTTACGACGACGTGACTAGGCTGTCGTGACTCCTGCTTTTGACACAACATAAATCATCGTAACGCAATCCTTCACTATCAAACCAAGGTTAACAATGACGCCCAttcaatcaaaacaacaaagtgaCCTGCTGTCAAACAGTGGCTACTTCAGAATATCCACTTGGTAATGTTACTGTTAGAAAGCCAGAGCAGGGTTAATTCAACTATGTCGTTTTATAATCTAATGAAgttaatatttacataaaacacTTAAACTAGAATATACCCAAAACTGCATATATTTAGGGTTCAACGTTAAGCTACCCACGTAGCAAAATGTAGCTAGATACAATGGCATACAATGAAGCTAATATGGCTACATTCTCTAATTAAACTAAATTCTAACTACTCCTGACAGCTACAAGTCAAAGTAGTTGAGTGTCCTGATTTAAAATTAACCTAATGTTACATTAATGAGCTGGCTAGTGTTAACATAGCTAACATTAACACCGGCCGGTTTAAGTTATAACGTTAGCAACCAGTAAGGTTACAGCTAGCTACTTATGAGAAGCTAATGTTGAATAGCTTTATTTTGTCACTTACCTGGCATACACAGAAATTTGCTTATTCAAGTATAGCTCCTAAAGATGTTCCTACAGATAAACAATAATCCTCTGTTATTATCTTTTGGCTGCCTAGCTTGGAAATCCGGTAGTCTCTTCCGTTTTGACAGGTCACGTCCGGTGGGCGACATgtttcctaggatggcgaagtcatGGCCCTCACTACTCTACCTCTAATTGGCTCACCGTGATATTTTTACCCTAATTCTAACCAGTGTCACTCCTCAGGCCCAAATCTAACCAATCCAATCAACGAGGCCACCTAacactagccaatcagaggcacaGTAGGGAGGGTCATgacttcaccatcctaggaaaaatCTATATATTATTGTGGACTGACATGATAAAGATTAGTGCCCCTAGTGGCTCAGTCGTTTATCACTATTTGGCTGCGAGTATAAACTAGTTTATCTATTTACCTTTCTTTATAAGGTTGTTCAGGAGATGGACGTTATATACCTCTTGAGAATATATGAATCATGTGTTTTTGTAGACTCATAATGTCAGTATTGGTGCTGCAACTGTGCTAAGAGCTCTAAAATAAACGTGGCAATATTTGTGTTAATATATTAGACATGTACAGGCAATAGAAAGAGAACTATGGgagataaaatatgtattatcaTGAATTCATGAGATGTTTTTGCTATTTGGCAGAATGTACACAGCAATCTACTAATAAATCACACTGCAGTGGATGAGTTTGGTATTTCAGACTTGACAGAACACAAGGAATCCATTAGTTTTTGgtttattgacattttaattcAGATATGGATGAGGAGGACGACTGGACCAAACAGTGTCTCAGATAGAACAGTTTACAAGAGAGACAAGTATCAGATGTATATTTTCAGAGTTACACAATAAGATAATGACATTAGTTATTAATCTGAGATACTTCATGAGTTTACAATTGAGTGATTGAAGTCAAGTGAGTATCTTCTTCCaaagttactgtcttttttaGTGCAAAATTGTCTATttgtgataataaataaatagttataCATAATAAATTCACAGTAATAAATACGtagaaatagtttttaaaaacaaacccatTTCATTAGGaataatatttcttttaaataaacatatctTTATATTATTCTGGATTTGCTTCATTTGTCTGTTTCATGTCTTATAATTTCAGTATCTTTGAGTAATGGATTATTGATTGGACAAAATAGACAATGTAAAAATGCCACCTTGGATTTTAGGTAATTGTGATAGACATTTTCTCACtactttgtgacattttataaactagACAATTAATCAACTGAAAAAATATTCTAGAATATCAATGAATTCACAATTTAAGTGTTAACAAAACCTGAATAACACAGGTCCAATAAACAACTTTATGTATACAAGTTTGCAACATCTTGTGTATAATCACCTTGAGCCATTCAGATATTGAATAAATGTACTCATTTTTCATATGTACAGTCAGCTCTAAAGAGTTTGGCTCTTTGCTGAATATAAAATTTGGTCAAATTTGtgaggaaaatgaaatataaatgtggtCAGAGATTCCTATGATAATCAGTGAATCCAAACAATGCGTTTTTTCTAAGTAATCAGGAAACAGAGGGTAGATATGATCAGCGATAAATGGTGACAATTCACTCATGTGCCCTCTGTCTTGTGATGCGGCCCCTGGATGCATTGACGTGTAATTAGCCAGAGGCCCCATGCACAGCCGACCAATCAGGCGGCGGAGGAGAGGCTGTGCCTGGACCGTCTGGCAGACACACCGGGCGGGGACAGAGCTCCGGCCGCAGCTCAGCCCTGTGGCGCTGACAGCACTGACTGGACCAGACCTGTCAAACCTCACCACCCCGTCTGTTAAGAGCAAGgtagaatattttttattacatatatgtatattttattttgattaatgtGGACTTTTACAACTCTAAGGCCTGGTAAAGTTTTGCCGGTTGTTTATTTTATCGCTTTCTATACTCCCGGCTCGAAAGCTTTCAAGCTAGCTAGCATATACAACTCCACTTCCGGTTTTGACTTTCAGAATTAAATCGTGCGTTACGAATATCCTTAGTATAACGCTTCTCTAACTCAGGAtcgttttattttgaaggatgGATTTCTATGCTTCTGGTATATTTTGGTCGCATTTCCTGGTTACCTTGACTACTCACTGTCCCGAAGGTGGCATGAGGATTTAACTCGATATTGTGCGCTGTTTACCGGCTCGTTTACAGTCTGTGGCTATAACTGAGTTTATCTGGAACCTTCTAAACGCAGTTTTTGCTCACACATATGAATAAGACCTGAACACATCATCCAAACAGTTTGGTCCCGATGGAGGGTGTGGAGTGGAAGTGTGACACGTTACGTCATTCATAGTTTCACTGTCCCGTCTGTTGTCTGCGCTGCAAAAAGTCACCATATATCAACAAGTGGCCTGAACTCCTCTAATGCTGAATCCTAAATATTTTTCTTGCAACCAACAGGGTAAAtctgtctttcatttcatttgttttatatacagcattattttttttaaacaaccttTCTCTTCATACCAGGACCATATTTATCTTATATAgcctttatatatttaaattatttaattcaaGGCTTTGTAAACCGAAAGAAGCTGTTTTGCAAACAAGGATGTCTTTCCGAACACAATATTTAGACTTAATATCAATTTGAGGATGGAAGTGTTTGCATagttgactgtgtgtgttgaggGTGTGTCTCCACGACCGCCTGAATTGATATTCATCCATAAAGTCGTGTGATCCCGTCGTGTCACCCTTTTCATCGAGATACATCGCTCAGGTTTGTATACTTTACCGTAACATTGTAAATTCCTTTGCGGGGCGGTTTGGCTTCAGCCAGGCTGAAAACTGAAAGTGTGTGCAGGGAGAAGGAATGTGCTGGCTGTACAACGAAGGAAATCAGTACCATCTTGAACTTAAAGCAAATCTGTCCTAGACTTGAAGGAAGTGCACAGGATACAAAATGCTTTGTGgtctgaaaaaataaacacacaaggacacatttcatttcatcgTTATATGAGACCTACTGTACCTGCGACAGGTTATAGCACATttattacatataaaacattattcacctttcaacatttaaaaccaaTATTTCTCATTGTTATTGCAATCAGCGACAAAGGTTTAGCCAGATTGAAATACACTGCCTTAGAAATCTGATCAGCATTTAATACAAACTTGCCTAACCAGTCTGACTGGTCCTAAGGCTGGAATCAGTGTAAATGTAAACTGATGCAAATTTAAATAAGTTTGCCTCAAAATGATCATCAGTAATCAATCACTTCTTACCTTGAAAGGttaataaaaatgcttttattaaaattagttttatatAAAATGCAATGGCTTGGTTCCACTGGATAGCCTCCATCTCCACCTTTCATCTGATCTATCTCTTCCTCAGtttcatcatgtttatttgCTTGCTTATCTGTGGTATTGCTTTTTTTAGATGGCTGACGTTGAGCTGGTGAAGAAAATGCTTCGGGCTGTCCTCCAGGCCAACAAGGGTGGAGTGTCATTGTCCCGTCTGCAGTCGGAGTACAAGGAGCTGACCGGGGAACAGATACCACATAAACAGATGGGACATAACCACCTTGATGCTCTGCTATCCAGCATGCCCACTGTAGTCCGCATGGAGCGCAATCGCTCCGGAGAGGTGTGTGTATGGCTGGTGAGGGATGGTTGAAGGATGGATGATACACTTATTAAGTCATGATTACATAATGTCAATACTTTCCCTTTT contains:
- the LOC134005706 gene encoding dynactin subunit 1-like isoform X1, which produces MSSGGTIESGKPPKIGSVVEVTGKGQRGTVAYIGATLFASGKWVGVILDEAKGKNDGTVQGKRYFTCEDNHGIFVRQSQIQVVEDATSPDAPESGATKIPKQRDIPETPKTTKQTPLSIKKMSRESLTDVSEVGLSPHQGALGAPVMPQPSGSPAAAAAATPAPTTSKVVPAISKQEEESLRAQVKDLEEKLETLKMKRTEDKAKLKELEKHKIQLEQLQEWKNKMQEQQADLQKQLKEAKKDAREAQEAKDRYMEEMSDTADAIEMATLDKEMAEERAESLQVEVDTLKEKVEELSMDLEILRHEISEKGSDGAASSYHVKQLEEQNSRLKEALVRMRDLSASEKQEHVKLQKQMEKKNTELETLRTQKEKLQEEVKHGEATIDELKEQVDAALGSEEMVETLTERNLDLEEKVRELRETVTDLEAINEMNDELQENCRETEMELREQLDLSGAKVREAEKKVEAAQETVADYQQTIGKYRELTTSLQETNRELQQLQNANAEQVQQPPAELFDFKIKFAETKAYAKAIEMELRKMEVAQSNRQVSLLTSFMPDSFLRHGGDHDCILVLLLVPRLICKAELISKQAQEKFNLNGNPAPGTGLRGPPGEQRSFASGLVYSLNLLQATLHKYEQALNGCSVEVFKRMGTLCSEMSFHERSLDYFIDLLHKDQLDETVQVEPLTKAIKYYQQLYSVHLADHIEDCTVQLGDHIKFTQSALDCMGVEVARLRAFLTAGQESSGLSVLLKDLDTSCSDIRQFCKKIRRRMPGTDVVGVPAALNFVPQVSETLTECRRQLTRVVAVLQEVAAAGSQMVAPLAEQEGINALKLEDIACKAVEQMYGSHGIECLRQSCASVIATMNKMATAMQEGEYDAEKPQGKSPPVEMRASTVRAEMTDAEGLGVKLEDRETVIREVKKSLKIKGEELSEANVRLSLLEKKLDTSTKDADERVEKIQTKLDENLALLKKKEKEFEETMDALQADIDQLEAEKAELKQRINNQSKMTIEGLRGQAASGIASVVQGSAGGLPPSLAGTVQVVDSPLLRQQVEAQRLGIKHLKNENNRLKAEKMRAQLASLPPLCPPKLPQVSKESSMPPEGLNTGIYRRTDQMLATLLKLSSEVKVVDITGKTTVSASAQLLEQTARLQSLSDALDKLKGEVAEHVVSYQPGAKVSSDFATFPVSSFVKAKEEKKGGTVFVGRVAIPCTHGQEQVHRLVLSQQQLQKVHRLLMV
- the LOC134005706 gene encoding dynactin subunit 1-like isoform X2, with protein sequence MSSGGTIESGKPPKIGSVVEVTGKGQRGTVAYIGATLFASGKWVGVILDEAKGKNDGTVQGKRYFTCEDNHGIFVRQSQIQVVEDATSPDAPESGATKIPKQRDIPETPKTTKQTPLSIKKMSRESLTDVSEVGLSPHQGALGAPVMPQPSGSPAAAAAATPAPTTSKEEESLRAQVKDLEEKLETLKMKRTEDKAKLKELEKHKIQLEQLQEWKNKMQEQQADLQKQLKEAKKDAREAQEAKDRYMEEMSDTADAIEMATLDKEMAEERAESLQVEVDTLKEKVEELSMDLEILRHEISEKGSDGAASSYHVKQLEEQNSRLKEALVRMRDLSASEKQEHVKLQKQMEKKNTELETLRTQKEKLQEEVKHGEATIDELKEQVDAALGSEEMVETLTERNLDLEEKVRELRETVTDLEAINEMNDELQENCRETEMELREQLDLSGAKVREAEKKVEAAQETVADYQQTIGKYRELTTSLQETNRELQQLQNANAEQVQQPPAELFDFKIKFAETKAYAKAIEMELRKMEVAQSNRQVSLLTSFMPDSFLRHGGDHDCILVLLLVPRLICKAELISKQAQEKFNLNGNPAPGTGLRGPPGEQRSFASGLVYSLNLLQATLHKYEQALNGCSVEVFKRMGTLCSEMSFHERSLDYFIDLLHKDQLDETVQVEPLTKAIKYYQQLYSVHLADHIEDCTVQLGDHIKFTQSALDCMGVEVARLRAFLTAGQESSGLSVLLKDLDTSCSDIRQFCKKIRRRMPGTDVVGVPAALNFVPQVSETLTECRRQLTRVVAVLQEVAAAGSQMVAPLAEQEGINALKLEDIACKAVEQMYGSHGIECLRQSCASVIATMNKMATAMQEGEYDAEKPQGKSPPVEMRASTVRAEMTDAEGLGVKLEDRETVIREVKKSLKIKGEELSEANVRLSLLEKKLDTSTKDADERVEKIQTKLDENLALLKKKEKEFEETMDALQADIDQLEAEKAELKQRINNQSKMTIEGLRGQAASGIASVVQGSAGGLPPSLAGTVQVVDSPLLRQQVEAQRLGIKHLKNENNRLKAEKMRAQLASLPPLCPPKLPQVSKESSMPPEGLNTGIYRRTDQMLATLLKLSSEVKVVDITGKTTVSASAQLLEQTARLQSLSDALDKLKGEVAEHVVSYQPGAKVSSDFATFPVSSFVKAKEEKKGGTVFVGRVAIPCTHGQEQVHRLVLSQQQLQKVHRLLMV